gatgggagaagaagcacaaccgggtatgtatttacttatggtggtactgctatttcatggacttctaagttgcagaagaccgttgctttgtctactacggaggctgaatatgtagctgcgacagaggcaagcaaggagatggtgtggttgcagagtttcttagatgaacttgggaaggagaacaagagtagcatactctacagtgatagtcagagtgctattttcttggcgaagaatccagcatttcattctaggacaaagcatgtggagttgaaGTATCATTACATCCGACACCTAGTGTAGATGAAAATCCTacaacttgtgaagatacttggaagtgagaatcctgcagacatgtttactaaggtggtgaccttagagaaattgaagctatgcatagcttcaattggccttggaacttgaagagaaggttaggcgatgctaagcggatgaagggataagatcacgaggaaatggttgtttaggagttgttagtctccaagtgggagattgttaattatggagtctaatttatctcctaccatgtttaggatttgtttccttaaagtattttttccttgtgatatatgtttcctagtttgactagaattagggctctctagttgcttataaatagatgtgctccctcattgttaaatcatgcttattctgaaattatatagtgaaatctctggcttggcatcgcccccagacatAGATatacattgtatcgaactgggtaaataatttcttgtgttcattctctttcatattcgtgattgcatgtgtttatttcccaacggTTGTGTCCTTCCCCTCGAAGATAAAAACTGAGAATTATGTCCCTCAAATACTCATCGTCCATGTTCTCTGCATCCTTTTCACTTTCAATTAGAAACTTCGACAGTAAATTTGATCAAGAAACCATGAGATTCCGGTTTTATTCGTACGGACTGACCTGTTCGTTTCTCGCCTGCTCCCTCTTGTGGCTGATCAACTTGTAAACAAAACTGTCAATGAGATTGATGTTCTCCTTGAGATTTCTTTCCAGGCCAATGTTAAGAAACCTTTTCACTTCCCAGAATACATCAACGTATCTCCAATATACAATGGCATTGGATTCATCAAAGGCTTTGATTAATTTATTACTGATTTCATCTGATTCAGACAGGGTATTAATTTATTACTGCAAAAATCCCTTCACCGAAAAGATCTTTCATTACACTGCGATTGTAGTCTCCCTGCACAAAACACACAAGGTTGTTGAAACTCAAATTCAGTTAGAACTCTGATTTAAATTTACTATACCTCGCATAGTTAGGAAAGTTGGTCCTCAGGATGTATTCAACATTTGACAGATCAGCAGTGTATACGTGACTGTGCGAGTTGGTGATCAGACGGTATGTTTGGTACCTCAAGGCAAGTTTGATCTGGTAATCAAAAAGTGTGCGGAAGTGTATGAGTTGATTTATCATTGATCCAGCCACAGGTGGTCGATACAGTTCTCTGACATAAGTGACGAGTGAGAACGCGATAAAACCTGCCACAACATAGAGTGGAAAAACCAGGAGATTCAGTAGGTAGGATCTTGTGGCAAGAGAACCAAGCAGGAGAAAGAGCAAAGCGAAAACGAAGACAGGGATGCCCATCTCAACGCAGTTTCCTGAAACTCGAATATAGACGTATAGATTTTTAGAATCTTGATGGTGCCTATATACAACATACACTGCCTTTATATTAGCATTTGTATGTGTATAAGGCAAAAACCAAGTCTTGGAAATATCCAGATTCCAAAAGCCAGCATAAATCAAAGCTTCTCAAACACAATATTGTATGTACTCTTTCAAATAATACTCCCAAAATTAGTCCACTTTGATTTTTGAAAAGCTTATTCACCATACGTTATACTACTAATGATATGGGGTTCCATTATCCATAAATACTAGTATTTCAACTATTTTCTCAACCTCTCTTACACTTTACTAATTTGCATTAATACATACATGGCGTTtccaaagtttctatttttaggggaagTAAAGGCAAAGTAAGCATGATACTAGTAGCTAATTATATTATGTCAAAGTCACCAACGTatacttttagtaaatttattttgtgttaGCTTCAATTGTTTTATGCATATGGCAGATTTATGGGAGCATTTTACAAGGAGAGTTGTAAATTTATAATGAGGATCAACCGATCAAGTAATATAGACAGAAGACAGCTTACTGAATACATAGATGCGAGAAAAGAGCAGAAATTAAAGGATGGAAATGAGGCATAACAAGAAAGCTTGATAGAGATAAATTGATTGAAGTGACAGAGATATATAGAGAGTCTAGAACATGTCTAGCTATGCCGTAAACAATCTGATACATGAAGTGGGTAAGTGGTATAATGGCCATGAATCGTGACAAACTGCTCCAAAGCATTACACAGCGCACTCCGCGTCACCTCGCCAGCTGAGATTCATTCAATCACAGTAGATTGAGCTGGAGCTATGATAGTATGTGAACGATGAAGAATGTCCTCGGATGGAAAAGTAGGATCTTGAGACAACTGTACATCACCTTCTCTACTCATCTCACTGCTTAAGAGAAGCAGTATGCACTGCAAGGCCGCGATTGGCATCTCGGGTGATCCTTTAATTGAGAACTCACGCACAACACCATCAACTTCAATCATGCTGGAGCCAGGAACTGTCTTCCTAACATTCAGTCCTTTCATCATTGATCTAATCCTTTTCTGATCATCAAATCTACGGGCCTTCGCGTATAAATCACACAAAATGATGTAGTAAGCATGGTTCCGAGGCTCCAACTCAATCAAGAGCATTGCTACTTTTCACCTAGGCGAACGTTTCCATGGAGTTGACAAGCTCCAAGTAGAGCTCCCCAAACAAAAGCATCTGGCCTCATTGGCATGCTGTTAATAACATCCTGTGCCTCGGTGAAAAGCCCGGCTCGACCAAGTATGTCAATCATGCAAGCATAATGCTCCACTTGCGGCTCTATGAGGTAATCGCGCTTCATTGAATCAAAGCACTGACGGCCTTTCTGTACAAGGCCGCAGTGAGCACAGGCAGACAACAAACCAACCAATGTCACAGCGTTTGGCCTCACTCCAGCTGCTACCATCTCTTCGAATACCTCAAAAGCCTCTTCTCCATAGCCGTTAAGCGCTAGAACTGAAATCATGGCCGTCCATGCTAAGAGATCCTTTTTACGCATACCATCGAAAACCTCCAATGCTCTCTTAACATAACCACATTTCCAATACATGTCTACCAAGGCTGTCCCAATCACCATATCACATTCAATCCCACTTCTCTCCAAGTAACTATGCACCCACTTTCCGTGGTTAATGGCGCCAAGAGAAGCACACGCTGAGAGTGCACTTGCCACATTTATTTTATCCGGGCGGACCACATTTTCCGAGTTCTGCATTTCATGAAAAACGTCTAAAGCCTCCTTCGCCCGCCCGCCTTGAGCCAACCCCGTGATAACTGAATCCAAGTGATGATGTTTTTCCTCTCCTCCATTTCCTTGAACAACTCCAAAGCCGAATCAACCTCCCCATTCCTCAAACACCCAACGATCATCGAACTCCACGAAACCACATCTCTATTAGGCATTCCATCGAACACCTTCCTCGCATCCTCGAAACCTCCACACTCCGAGTAGATATTTATCAGAGCATTCTGCACGTAGACATCCCCAAACTTGACAATGTGCACGTGCACAGCCCGGCCCGTGGGCCCGTCAAATCTTTTCGAGCATTCCTTTAGCAGAAAGGGCAGTGTTATGCAATCAGGTACCACTCATCTCTTTATACAAAGCTAAGCACTCACGCGATGTGGGTTCCTTTATCTTCGTAGCGTTGGCTCTGATCATCGCGTTGTATATATACGTAAAGACTGGGTTTTTCGAAGAAATTGAAAAGCTTGTTGGCGTATTGGAGGGAGTGGGAGGCTGTGCAGAGGTAGAAGAAGAGGCGAGAGATGAGGAAAGATGGATCATCTGTGGATAAATGTGGCGATGCTATGACATGTGAATGGATTTGATTGAGGTGTCTGATGTTCTTGCAACAGTGGATTAGGCGCGCGATGTAATTCTTGAGTTGGCTTTCAATCATTTGAGTTGTGGTGGAATTTTGCGAAAGTCTGGAGAATGAGAAATATGTAGTGATAAGTGAGGAATAGGCATtggtcattttattttataaaaataaaattgaaatttactGAGTCTTGTGCCTCAACTTTTCATGCAATTGTATCTGTTATGTGTGGACATGAGTTGAATGACGTCGTTTGGAAAACATCATTATATATAGTTTATCATAAGATAATTGCAAAAAAATCCCAACATTCCTAGTTTTTCCATCTGCTTTTCTAAATTATAACCATAGCCATACTCTCTATTATTAAGGCAATGGTGATTATCTGGTACTATTTGATGCCTCAAAGAGATAATATCGATAATACTTTGGAAATGTTTCTCAATTTTCTTTTAAGATTAGCAAACGCTTTTTTGGGAAAAAAGAATTTCATTTTCACCTAATTCACCAACTCTTTCACTGCATACTAACATCTGTTATACCTGCTTCAAAACAAGACACATATCATAGTTGAAGGGGTATCTTATTTTTAAAGCAATCATGTCTTTTTAGACTGTTTTTTATCACTTCTAGAACTAATTAAAACATGTAGTATGAAATATCATATAAAGTCGAGATATAGTAACAACCACAATAGTGTATGGCTTTCACTTCATTAGGTATGGAGTCTAGCTTACAATTTACCTAACACTTTTAATATAGttatgtaatagaaagtgaatcaaaaatattttaataatacttttatatattattttataataaaaaaatatgaaggaaatgagttagtgaaatgtgtgaTTCATTACTAGaagtaataaaaatatgtgACAAATATTGGCGGATGAACGGAAAAGAATTAATACTAACACGAAGAGAGTAGTAATTTTTTGGCAAAAGGGAAAAAACATTAGGTGCTTTGAAAGAACCTGTCTACTTCAATTAGAGAGAAGCAATTTTAATTACAGCTTATTCATTCTTTCATAATTAAAAGCTTTTGGAGGgataaattaaagaaaaggaTTCAAAATCCCCTAATATTGTCTTCACAGGGAAATAACAGAAGAGGCTGCTGCTTTATTTACATAATGGTTAAACATAGAATCGAAGTTAGAGAAAACCCTCGACACCCCGGCCGCCGGCCTGCACCTCTCTGTATATTGAAAGGGCTTCCTCCATGACTTTGGCCTCGGAAAGTAGTTTAGCTCTCTTCTTCCCGGAAGGATGAGTAGCAAGATAATCTTGCAGCGCTGAAGAACCTCCGACTTGTCCCAACTTGTCGTACACCTGGGGAGCTACTCGAGGATCGTACCCTGCAGAAGCACTTAAAAGCACTCCGATGTAATCTGCTTCCATCTCCATCCTGTCAGATCATAACCAAATATTCCaagatatataaaaaatttcaaaggaAAATGAAGCAATGACAAGATTTGCAGAATGAAAACAGATTATCAATCAAACATGATTTTTCTTGCAACGAGCGAAGTGATTCAATCACGGACAATTTCATATAAATCTTGCCGTAACACACAGATATTTGCTTAGTTCTCAAAACTTGAAATTGAAAGGTAAAAGATGTTAGCAGAATGAATGAAACTAATGTTACAACAGCCCTACTGAACCATTGATGAAGCATTTTTCACTGCACAATTTAAATCTAAGCAGCTGACATTATACCCTAAGTCGAAAAGGGAATCAAGATGTTCCTACTTGAATCCATCTCGTCTGCAAACAGCTCCATTAATGACAAATGCACAAATGAATCAAATTTTAGAATTCTAATGATATTTGGGTTTCCATCTTCTGTGTTTCATGCAGGGAGAGTACAACAGTAGTATAGTGAAAGATCATTCGGAGAAAAGAGTTTTGCTGTAGATAGGAAGAAATGGCGCCACCAAAGAAAGCTTGGCAGCTATGAGTTCTCGACCACTTTAGCTACTCTGTTTTCGATCTAAGGCTTGCTAAACTAGCATCCAAGGTTTATGTTGAAGCATCTACAGGTTCTGTAATCAGGCTCAGCTGCTCTGTTTTTCTATCTAATGCTGCTAGGTGAATTGACATAAGCAACCTAACAGTAAGTGAGGGATTGCGATTTTGGCCGTGACTATTATAACTGTGATTATTATTTGTCTACTCTACACAGTGAACACGGTGGTCCTAGTTATACAGAAATTCTACTATGATTATAACTGAGTTGAGAATCAATGAAAAATAGGTTGATGAAGAGCTGAAGAAAGCTCTAAGACCAACACCGTAGAGAAGCCTATTACTACACGAGAGGCCAGATATAATTTTCACTACTACGGATTGCAGAATTGAACATACCTCTTACATGAAACTCACACAACAGAGATGGACAATGTTGTATAAAAACACAATATGGCAGATAGACTACATAGGTAATGAATCAATAGAGTAAACAAGAATATAAGTATCAAACACACACAAATTGATCATAGCAATGACTAAGTAACACACAATACCTCCGGGAAAAAGGAAGCCTTAGGAAGAGATTCGACATAGTGTTGACAACATCAGGCATGAAAAACTGGTAAAGAATCAACTGCATGATTGTGAGCCACACGTTTTTTGAGATATTCTCCGCAGCATGCCTCGCAACAACGTGAGCAACCTGTTGAGCAaacaacacaaacaaacatattcaataaacgtAAACAAAGAACCAAGCAACATAATGCACAAAGTCGAACCCCTTGGGCAAACACGCAAACAAACATCTTCAATAAACCCGAGTAAACAAAGAACCAAGCCACCTATCGCATAAAGTCCAACCCCTTGAGAAAATAACACAAACAAGCACCGAGTAAACAAAGCAGCAAGCCACAGAATGCATAAATTCCAAGCCCATCCCACCTCATGCCCAATGATCGTTGCGATTTCAGCATCCGCTCGAAAATGATTGAGCAAACCAGTGAAGACAACAATCTTCCCACCAGGCAAACAGAAAGCATTCACAGTAGGATCATTAACAAGGATAACCTCCCATTTGAATCCCTCCAAATGTGAAGTTTGAGACTTTGCACCAACTTCTTGACCCTTTTTCCTACTTTTCTGAACCCATCCATCATCAAGAATCTCATCCTCCTTACGCCACTTATCCTCAGCAATCCACTTCTCCTCATCAGCACCGAATGCTCCCACAGCCTCCTCCGGTTTAGCATTCTGAGGAGGCTCCAGGCTTTCAGACGAGTAGCCAATGTCAGTCCAGACCTGCTCCTTCCTCAGCCCCTTCTGCACAGCCTCAACTATGTCCTGAGCTATCTTTTGAACCCTAATACTCTCGGGGTGAAGAGGGGGCACGATTTTCCCCTTGTATTCTGATTTAATAGTCTTGAAATTGGACTCGCCTAATTGTTTCTCGAGAGAACTCGAGAGAAGCACGAAATGGGTTCTCTTTGTGTAGGGCACGGTTTCCAAATTCCCAAAGTAGACAGTGATTACAACACCAGAACCTACCAAAACCATCGAGAATAGAATTCTCGGATTCTGACTCCACCGTTTGTATCCCCTGGGTTTGAAGTGGTGGACTTTGTTTCGGTCCACGTAGTAGGACCTCTTTGCCCCATCAATCAAAGGGCTTTTCCGTTGGTTCTGTGCAAGTGAGTGCCTCAAACTCAAAATTCTTGGCGCGGATCTGGAAGAGAGAGAAGGGGATTCATGGAGGGGGATTCTGGGTGCGGAGGTGTGGCGACGAAAACCATCGGAAATGAATCTTGTCGATCTTCTGTACCATCCCATTATGTCGAATTTGCTTGAAATTGGGGAATTTGAGGTAAGATTGTAGTAATGTGTATCCAAGAATGGAGGGAGAGCGGAAATGGGGAATAAGAGATTCAAGCAGTGATGATAATCTCGAAGGCTCGAGATGATGATCGAAGCTTCGGAGCGCAGTCTTCACGAGCTGGTTGACTTCAAGGAAGCTTTTTTTAAGCCTTTGggtttattttctcttttttttttcttattaatttaGACAAATTAATACTTATTGCATTTCAATATAATAGGAAGACATTACACAATCGATAATGAATGTTGTTGTGACTTGTGAGTATTAAGAAAGGAATTAGAAAGTAGTGTGAAAAATATATTATGATTAAATAGTTTCGAGTCATGATCTATAAAATGAAAAACTTACATACGATACAGAGAAAAGGAAATTCGATAGAACAATTTGTAAAACtactacaaaaagaaaatgatagtATCAATCATTGTCAACACCAAAATTTGATGCACCTTTGCATCTGTTAGTTCTCTTCTCACCATCTACTGTTTCTATTGCCACCACCTCTAGAAaatgatcctcttccaccaccaccagaaAACCTGCCACCTCCTCTCCTCCCCGAGAAACCACCACGGCCACCACCAAATCTTCCTCTTAACGGCTCTCTTTCTTGCAAATCTGGCAATAACGTCACCACTTGCAAGCTCACACCGGGCGCATTCCCCTGCCCTGCAAGCCCATCAATAGTAAGAAAATGTAAGATTTTAGGATTACAAAGAGATTGCATTTTCAAATTTATCCAGatttcaaacacaaactaaCCTGCAAGGAATGTATGGAGATCTTCGGTAGCTACATCGAATACAGCACCCTTCCCATCTGCAGTCAAAGAAAGACCCTGAATAGATTCAACCTTATCTTCAGGTACAAACCTCCTCAGCGTTCCATAAACATACCTGACAAGAGATTACACAGTCAGCAAAAGAAAACAAACCTCCTcagcaattaaaaaaaatgaaatatttttcaatTACGTACGAAGGTGAGAAAATGGGCCTTCCACACTCGAGCATTACAGTAACATGGTTCTCCAATGAGGTGAGAAGTGATCGACTCTTGATTTCAGTATAACCCTAAAACAAAGATACAATTATCTTGTCAGGTTTACCAAACTAAAATCTGTTTAATAGAAGTACAAGGAGTAGACTTACGGCAGCATTGGCCAAAGCTTTAGCAAGAAGGTCTGTTGGGGTTAAATCAGAAGAGTTGAGTAGTTCTTCGGCAGCAGCTTTGAATATCGGAATCACACTGCGAATAAATTACAGTTAGAAACATGGGAGCTATAGTACTATTGTTTAGATAACTCCATTGCATAAGGGAAATACCTGTCAGAAATCTCATTGATTTTTTCAGCAGCTTCAACACCAGCTGATTTAGCTATATCAGATGGCTGTGGAGCACTTATACGTTCGAATTTCACACCTGATTCTCTTTCTATTCTGGCAAAATTAGACTTCCTAGGATCATAAAGCATCACAGCGACACCACTTTTCCCTGGAAAAGACATTAAAATGATCAATAACACTCCAGCAACCCATAGTATGAATCAAATTTTACCAACATACCAGCTCTTCCTGTTCTTCCAGACCGATGAATGTATGCCTCTACATCACGAGGAGGCTCACACTAAATACAAAGAAGTATTCTCATTTAGGTGTCATGCAATGAACAGCACATCagccaaacaaaaaaaacatgttGATTAAACAGACCTGAATAATTAACTGGACATCATCAATGTCTAACCCTCGTGCTGCTACATCTGTAGCCACAAGCGTAGAAAATTTGCCTGATCTGAACGCTTTAAGAGTTACCTGCAAACATAAAGAGGCATTAATAAAAAACGACACCCGTACAAAATATGTGCAGGTCTTTTAATAATTCATTGAGACTCCATCTGGCAAGAATTGACCTCAGAGAAACATTGTTATATGGCGACATTAAAACCATCAACAGAGAGAATAATACTGATATATTAAAACCAAAGATTGATTTATTTATAACATCAAACCTAATTTGTTCATTTTCTCCATAGCTCAAAGAATGAACAAAAGAACAAAACGAGCATTGGAATTTTAagtaatttatataataatgacATCAGCAACAAGTTTTGAGgtattagaatcaaaataaatgtataaaacaaaacaaataatgtTGAAATGGACTAAATAAGTCAATGCTCATGGGTGGTACTCACAAAAGGTATGTAGCATAACATTCCTCATAATCATAATATAACCAAAGAGTTCCTTACCTCACGGGTAGACTGTTGTATGTCACCATGCAACGCACGTGCTCCGGGAAGCACACCAGATAGTGTGGAAACAGAATCCTTTGTCTCTGCAAAAACAATAGTGCGTCCTCCActggatttgaaaagaaagagtAAGCTTGAGTTTGATAAAACATTAGCAAAGAGGAAAAGTAACAAATAAAGAATAATTTAGGAAAAGGATAAAGAAAAAACACAAACCTGCCATAACAGCTAATGATATCAGGAATGAGCTGAGCTCTGGCAGATGCAGTGCAGGGAAGGACAAAATGCCTTACATTGGTGCTGGCTTTCATTTTCTCATTACCAACAAGGTCAACAGTTTTCTTGTCTGGTTTTAAAAATTTGGAAGATATCTGACATCACAAACAGAGTACTATTATTTAGAGAACAAAATTGACAGTCTACAACCAAATTCTAGCTTGAGTAGACAGCATAGTTAAACTATATACATACTTGCTTGACCCAGGACGGCAAAGTAGCACTAAAAAGAAGCGTTTGAACCTTGCTAGAATCCTCAACCTTGCCTTCATAAATGAATATTACAAAACATAGTTTAATTGGCCAATTTGCATTACTAACAGATACAAATAAGGATAAGATCACACCAAATTGTGTTATGTTCATACCAAGAATGagttcaacatcatcaacaaaACCCATCCTCAGCATTTCATCAGCTTCATCAAGCACACGGAACTTTAAGGATCGAAAGTCAATATTTCCACTCTCTAGGTGATCCTGTCAGATAATTTTTGTTAACACAATAATAAGCAGTCGTTCTAAgcgaataaaaaaaatagtgaaataaaAGGATAACAGCAGACACCACACCTTAATGCGACCAGGAGTGCCAACAACAATGTCAACACCTCTTTTCAATTGATTCAGCTGTGGTCCATAAGAAGACCCCCCATACAGGACACAGCAACTCAACCCTAGAGCTCCGCCATAAACTTCAAAGTCGGCAGCCACCTAGAACACAGATAAAACATGGTatacaacaaaaattaaaataaaaaacattgaGAAAGATATAACTAATGTCTTAAAGAGAACAGAAACACAGCTGTACAAGAACCAAAAAAACATGGTATACAACCAGCTGGTTGAGTACCTGTGCGGCCAACTCCCTCGTGGGCAAGAGAACAAGAACACTTGGTGCCTTTCCATATCCAGTCTTCCTTGATTCTTTAGCAGGACCATTTGTCAATGATTCTAATATAGGCAACACAAAGGCCAACGTTTTCCCCTGATAGATATTTCAAAGTCAAAATTAGATATGTAAAATGAAGAGCGGTTGGCCTAACAGAACGTGGAAAAGTAAAAAAGGGTTGCACTATAACCAAAAGGATGGTTAGAAGCCTCATGGTGCACAACAATCTGAAAAAAAGTGGTTACAATTCCAACAACTTAACATAGCTACCATACATCTTTGACAGCAGTGACTAGCATATTTTGGCAATAACTTTGGACTATTGTGTCATTAACTATAAAAGTTAAAAACTTTGGCAAAATAGTAACTGGAAAGAGTATATGAAATCCCATCTAAACGTGAATAGGGCTAAAAGAGTCGTTCAATACTTCATCTTATAAAAAAAGGCCTTGGTGCCAAATTGGGAGAGATAAATTATCTAACAACCTACATTGTCATGGTTCAGATAAATGATCTTTACCTAAGGTAAAATTCAGGAAACGCATTAGcacaataataacaaaaatagtagtactcctactatattAATTAAAGGGGGGAAAAGGTCGAGAACCCCAACCTGACCAGTGCGGGCCCTTCCAACCAAATCGGAACCATCAAGAATGGTATTAAACGTCATTGCCTGAATCTGGAAAAGCGCCTCAATTCCCTTGGCCTTCAAAGCCTCCCTAAGCGGCGCCGAAATTCGGAAATTGGATACAGCATTAGGATTATCCTCTTTTTCGTCCTCCTCAAcaaatttcatcttcttctcGGAAGTGTTTCCACTCCTCCCTTCCTCATTGTCGTCGATTTCCAAAGCCTTAcgcttcttttcctttttactaattttgacAGGGCTGTCAGAATTAGAATCGTCGAGGTCAGTCAATTTGGCCTTTTTGCTCGACTTCTTCTCCTTTTTGAGCTTTTTCTCAGCTGAATGGTTGTCCTCCACCTCCATCTCCGCAACTCCGGAGTGCTTCTTGATCTTCTTCTTGTCGGCGGATTGAGCTTCGGCGATAGCAACGGAAGGCATCTCGATGAATTGATATATAATGAGTATATGTAGTGATTAGGAAAATGTGAGGCTTTGTGCTGTTTTGCTCTGCTGCCGCAACAAGAGTTGAAGGCAGTTGGAAGCAGGGAACAGCGGAGAGGAGAGAGGCATTTAGGGGTTAGTTAGGGTTTGCAGATTTATAGGTTGTCGATTTTTGATCACCGATTGGATTTGCATACCAATTTAAATGTCGGCCGTAGAGATTTTGGGCAACAAATTTGTggttttcatttaaaatatttttttataacttctatattttttaattagggATATTggttataaaaattataaactttaggTGAATTTTGGCtttaaactttaaaattaatCTTAAATTATAACTATTGAAATTGTGCAATTTTTGCAATCGAtccaaatagaaaaaaatatattcatgtGGCTAGTTGTGAAGGATACGTGGCTTACTCTCAATTATATAAGAAATGATGTCGTCTCGACAACCCAATTCTTAAAATTCAAGTTGAATAATATgacccaaaataataaaaatatgtcTTGTGAATTTGTCGGATTTGaaaaattagtagtattaatacCCGTGGTATGCACGGGATATGATTTTCACTTAatgaatataaatcctaaataaTTCAACATAAATATAAACTAATATCATTATGTACAATGTAATTCTCCCTTCTCGCTCTAAGTGAAACATAACCTATTCGGAACACGATTTTATACgttgatcaaatactaactaatttacaataataactagtatcaattttatatgttaaaaatatcaacataaagacataaatttatcaatattcttgtgttgatatttaaatttacatgttgtattgatataattatgtctttgtattgataattttaatacacataactgaagttattagttattactgtaaattagttagcacaaTAACTCAACTCTAGTATCATAAAGTAGAACAATTATGTTTCTATTTCAGAAAATATGTTAATTAGAACAATACATATCTTATTTATATACTTAAAtctccatttttcttttctttccttcgATTTTCTCGAGGCTGCCTAAGGCGTCGCAGTCGACGCCGGTCAACTTTCGCGTCTCCCACTTGAAATATTTCCGTCCTTGGATTTAGATATTTATTGGCGAATTAATTAGCTAAGCTCCAAGGCTCAactcttaattaattata
This sequence is a window from Salvia splendens isolate huo1 chromosome 5, SspV2, whole genome shotgun sequence. Protein-coding genes within it:
- the LOC121802898 gene encoding uncharacterized protein LOC121802898 isoform X1, which codes for MGWYRRSTRFISDGFRRHTSAPRIPLHESPSLSSRSAPRILSLRHSLAQNQRKSPLIDGAKRSYYVDRNKVHHFKPRGYKRWSQNPRILFSMVLVGSGVVITVYFGNLETVPYTKRTHFVLLSSSLEKQLGESNFKTIKSEYKGKIVPPLHPESIRVQKIAQDIVEAVQKGLRKEQVWTDIGYSSESLEPPQNAKPEEAVGAFGADEEKWIAEDKWRKEDEILDDGWVQKSRKKGQEVGAKSQTSHLEGFKWEVILVNDPTVNAFCLPGGKIVVFTGLLNHFRADAEIATIIGHEVAHVVARHAAENISKNVWLTIMQLILYQFFMPDVVNTMSNLFLRLPFSRRMEMEADYIGVLLSASAGYDPRVAPQVYDKLGQVGGSSALQDYLATHPSGKKRAKLLSEAKVMEEALSIYREVQAGGRGVEGFL
- the LOC121802898 gene encoding uncharacterized protein LOC121802898 isoform X2, with translation MGWYRRSTRFISDGFRRHTSAPRIPLHESPSLSSRSAPRILSLRHSLAQNQRKSPLIDGAKRSYYVDRNKVHHFKPRGYKRWSQNPRILFSMVLVGSGVVITVYFGNLETVPYTKRTHFVLLSSSLEKQLGESNFKTIKSEYKGKIVPPLHPESIRVQKIAQDIVEAVQKGLRKEQVWTDIGYSSESLEPPQNAKPEEAVGAFGADEEKWIAEDKWRKEDEILDDGWVQKSRKKGQEVGAKSQTSHLEGFKWEVILVNDPTVNAFCLPGGKIVVFTGLLNHFRADAEIATIIGHEVGWAWNLCILWLAALFTRCLFVLFSQGVGLYAIGCSRCCEACCGEYLKKRVAHNHAVDSLPVFHA
- the LOC121804825 gene encoding DEAD-box ATP-dependent RNA helicase 7-like produces the protein MPSVAIAEAQSADKKKIKKHSGVAEMEVEDNHSAEKKLKKEKKSSKKAKLTDLDDSNSDSPVKISKKEKKRKALEIDDNEEGRSGNTSEKKMKFVEEDEKEDNPNAVSNFRISAPLREALKAKGIEALFQIQAMTFNTILDGSDLVGRARTGQGKTLAFVLPILESLTNGPAKESRKTGYGKAPSVLVLLPTRELAAQVAADFEVYGGALGLSCCVLYGGSSYGPQLNQLKRGVDIVVGTPGRIKDHLESGNIDFRSLKFRVLDEADEMLRMGFVDDVELILGKVEDSSKVQTLLFSATLPSWVKQISSKFLKPDKKTVDLVGNEKMKASTNVRHFVLPCTASARAQLIPDIISCYGSGGRTIVFAETKDSVSTLSGVLPGARALHGDIQQSTREVTLKAFRSGKFSTLVATDVAARGLDIDDVQLIIQCEPPRDVEAYIHRSGRTGRAGKSGVAVMLYDPRKSNFARIERESGVKFERISAPQPSDIAKSAGVEAAEKINEISDSVIPIFKAAAEELLNSSDLTPTDLLAKALANAAGYTEIKSRSLLTSLENHVTVMLECGRPIFSPSYVYGTLRRFVPEDKVESIQGLSLTADGKGAVFDVATEDLHTFLAGQGNAPGVSLQVVTLLPDLQEREPLRGRFGGGRGGFSGRRGGGRFSGGGGRGSFSRGGGNRNSRW